A genomic segment from Nocardiopsis sp. Huas11 encodes:
- a CDS encoding helix-turn-helix domain-containing protein, with protein sequence MTTQKKLLRVEEAAALLGIGRTRAFEQIRLGRLRSVKIGTSRLVPAVALDEYVDLLLSESAHDRAA encoded by the coding sequence ATGACCACTCAGAAGAAGCTCCTGCGGGTCGAGGAAGCCGCCGCACTGCTCGGTATCGGCCGCACCCGCGCCTTCGAGCAGATCCGGCTCGGGCGCCTGCGCTCCGTCAAGATCGGCACCTCCCGCCTGGTGCCCGCCGTCGCCCTTGACGAGTACGTGGACCTGCTGCTCTCCGAGAGCGCCCACGACCGCGCGGCGTGA
- a CDS encoding site-specific integrase, translated as MTDNSKRTRQPNGASSIYLGKDGYWHGRVTVGVKDDGKPDRRHVMRKTRKDITKAVRELERKREKGSVPKAGQRWRVADWLTHWLENIAAASVSEYTYSGYRVDVRVHLIPGLGGHWLDKLQPEHLERFYGKMQANGSKPATAHHAHRTIRAALNEAVRRGHLAKNPVVLAKAPRVSEEEVEPYSVGEVRRLMKLATDRRNGARWAVALALGLRQGEALGLRWPDVDLVSGGLRVRRNLLRPKYEHGCGDTCGRKPGFCPEKVRTNPLTKDTKSTAGRRPIGLPGPLVALLREHRATQERERDAAGDLWEEGGWVFADEFGRPLSPNTDHHEWKALLREAGLREARLHDARHTAATVLLILGVPERAVMGIMGWSSSSMAKRYQHVVDEVRTDVADRVGGLIWESPQEEEDGSAEAN; from the coding sequence ATGACGGACAACTCCAAGCGCACCCGGCAGCCCAACGGAGCCTCCTCCATCTACCTCGGAAAGGACGGCTACTGGCACGGGCGCGTGACCGTGGGGGTCAAGGACGACGGCAAACCGGACCGGCGCCACGTGATGCGCAAGACCCGGAAGGACATCACCAAGGCCGTTCGGGAGCTGGAGCGCAAGCGGGAGAAGGGAAGCGTGCCCAAGGCCGGACAGCGATGGCGAGTCGCCGACTGGCTCACGCACTGGCTGGAGAACATCGCCGCGGCTTCGGTGAGCGAGTACACCTATTCCGGCTACCGCGTGGACGTGCGCGTTCACCTCATCCCCGGTCTCGGCGGTCACTGGCTGGACAAGCTCCAGCCCGAGCACCTGGAACGCTTCTACGGCAAGATGCAGGCGAACGGGAGCAAGCCCGCGACCGCCCACCACGCCCACCGCACCATTCGGGCCGCTCTCAACGAGGCCGTGCGGCGCGGACACCTGGCGAAGAATCCGGTGGTGCTGGCCAAGGCGCCGCGTGTCTCGGAGGAGGAAGTGGAGCCCTACTCCGTGGGTGAGGTCCGGCGCCTGATGAAGCTGGCGACCGATCGGCGCAACGGCGCGCGCTGGGCTGTCGCGCTGGCTCTCGGGCTCCGGCAGGGAGAGGCGTTGGGACTGCGCTGGCCTGACGTCGACCTGGTTTCCGGTGGCCTGCGGGTACGCCGGAACCTGCTTCGACCGAAATACGAGCACGGGTGTGGGGACACCTGCGGGCGCAAGCCGGGATTCTGCCCGGAGAAGGTCCGCACCAACCCGCTGACCAAAGACACGAAGTCGACCGCGGGAAGGCGTCCGATCGGTCTTCCGGGGCCGCTGGTCGCACTTCTGCGGGAGCACCGGGCCACCCAGGAGCGCGAAAGGGACGCTGCCGGAGACCTCTGGGAGGAGGGCGGTTGGGTGTTCGCCGACGAGTTCGGCCGGCCGCTCAGCCCCAACACCGACCACCACGAGTGGAAGGCCCTGCTGCGGGAGGCTGGACTGCGGGAGGCGCGGTTGCACGACGCGCGGCACACCGCCGCGACCGTGCTGCTCATCCTGGGAGTGCCCGAACGCGCCGTCATGGGGATCATGGGCTGGTCTTCGTCCTCGATGGCCAAGCGGTACCAGCACGTGGTGGATGAGGTCCGTACGGACGTCGCAGACCGCGTCGGGGGACTGATCTGGGAGTCTCCCCAGGAGGAGGAAGACGGCTCAGCAGAGGCCAACTGA
- a CDS encoding DUF2252 domain-containing protein: MYDFHEATDHSPERRAFIVDTLESAFTDLMSSDPSAFRVKFRKMAANPFAFYRGSAALFYADVASAPDPWSDERTSRVWIQGDLHAENFGTYMDSTGRLVFDVNDFDEAYLGHFTWDVLRLAASIALLGWQKALSDDDIGTLVARCVRAYADQVREFATKGGDSEFSLKLDNTDGTVHDVLQNARLNSRAAMLTSMTERHGYDRRFREGPRVRRLPDDERDKVLAAYEGYLKTIPDDLRFDPRNYSVKDVVGSGGFGIGSAGLPAYSLLIEGLSEAWDNDVVLSVKQGNVAAPSRVVTDEHIMASFEHHGHRTAVSQRALQAHADPLLGHTEIDGTGFVVSEVSPYTNDLDWNRLTEPSEIAPVLDYLGRATAKAHCVSDSHADSTLVDWETEEAVLAVLDGREDEFIRWCTDFAHAYASQTRADHSMFVDAFRNNAIRGVRSSHA, translated from the coding sequence ATGTACGACTTCCACGAAGCCACAGACCACTCCCCCGAGCGCCGCGCGTTCATCGTGGACACCCTGGAGTCCGCCTTCACCGACCTGATGTCGAGCGACCCGTCGGCCTTCCGCGTGAAGTTCCGCAAGATGGCCGCCAACCCGTTCGCCTTCTACCGGGGCAGCGCCGCCCTGTTCTACGCCGACGTCGCCTCCGCCCCCGACCCGTGGTCCGACGAGCGCACCTCGCGCGTGTGGATCCAGGGCGACCTGCACGCGGAGAACTTCGGCACGTACATGGACTCGACCGGCCGGCTGGTCTTCGACGTCAACGACTTCGACGAGGCCTACCTCGGCCACTTCACCTGGGACGTGCTGCGCCTGGCCGCCAGCATCGCCCTGCTCGGCTGGCAGAAGGCCCTGTCCGACGACGACATCGGCACCCTCGTGGCGCGCTGTGTGCGCGCCTACGCCGACCAGGTCCGCGAGTTCGCGACCAAGGGCGGCGACTCCGAGTTCTCCCTCAAGCTGGACAACACCGACGGCACGGTGCACGACGTGCTCCAGAACGCCCGCCTGAACAGCCGCGCCGCGATGCTCACGTCCATGACCGAGCGCCACGGGTACGACCGCCGGTTCCGCGAGGGGCCGCGGGTGCGCCGCCTGCCCGACGACGAGCGGGACAAGGTCCTGGCCGCCTACGAGGGCTACCTGAAGACCATTCCAGACGACCTGCGCTTCGACCCCCGCAACTACTCCGTCAAGGACGTGGTCGGCAGCGGCGGCTTCGGCATCGGCTCCGCGGGCCTGCCCGCCTACAGCCTGCTCATCGAGGGCCTGTCCGAGGCGTGGGACAACGACGTCGTCCTGTCGGTCAAGCAGGGCAACGTGGCCGCGCCGTCCCGCGTGGTGACCGACGAGCACATCATGGCGTCCTTCGAGCACCACGGGCACCGCACCGCGGTCTCCCAGCGGGCGCTCCAGGCCCACGCGGACCCGCTGCTGGGCCACACGGAGATCGACGGCACGGGCTTCGTGGTCAGCGAGGTCTCCCCTTACACCAACGACCTCGACTGGAACCGGCTCACCGAGCCCTCCGAGATCGCCCCCGTGCTGGACTACCTGGGCCGCGCGACCGCCAAGGCGCACTGCGTGTCCGACTCGCACGCGGACTCCACCCTGGTGGACTGGGAGACCGAGGAGGCCGTCCTGGCGGTGCTCGACGGCCGCGAGGACGAGTTCATCAGGTGGTGCACGGACTTCGCGCACGCCTACGCCTCCCAGACCAGGGCGGACCACTCGATGTTCGTGGACGCCTTCCGCAACAACGCCATCCGCGGCGTCCGCTCCAGCCACGCCTGA
- a CDS encoding DNA polymerase III subunit gamma and tau: protein MSIALYRKYRPATFGEVRGQEHVTDPLRQALRSGRINHAYLFSGPRGCGKTTSARILARSLNCAEGPTPDPCGVCDSCVALAPDGGGSIDVIEIDAASHGGVDDARDLRERAFFSPVSSRYKIYIIDEAHMVTREGFNALLKLVEEPPPHLKFVFATTEPEKVIGTIRSRTHHYPFRLIPPSTLKELFEDLLKEEGIAYDPAALPLVVRAGAGSARDGLSVLDQLIAGSGENGITREGAVSLLGYTDSSLLGEMVDALGARDGAAVFGLIDRVVEGGHDPRRFTTDLLERVRDLVILAAVPDALDKGLINVAAEAADQMKTQAAKLGPAELTRAADILNQGLTEMRGATAPRLLLELMCSRILLPGTDGDQGVALLARLEQMERRVASGAIAPAAQPTATAQAPAAPAAPAPAPAAQAPAPTPAPAAAPAPAAPAAQPDPAPAPAAPRPQAEAPRTRPEPSGEPDGWSDPPGTRAAAPASRGAAPQPQTAPSGGGVDLGRIQSAWSQILEAVKGRRRFTWMVLSGSDVRPVGVEGNAVLLGFSRPNEAKGFTNSGSDQVVAAAIQQVLGMEVRVAPSGSAGNGGGAPARRPEPAARPVEPTGWDTPSAPAPAPEPAPAPQRVAEPESAAQPAPADDPAPAQATPPAAGPPADRIVTGLTEPPPDPYEDAAAAPPPEHSFADQPAPPRPAASERRPDPAPAQRSEPAQGSAGSAGADASGGSAARSAPASGGTSLIETELGGRVIDEITHEPTEL from the coding sequence GTGAGCATCGCGCTGTACCGCAAGTACCGGCCCGCGACATTCGGTGAGGTGCGCGGTCAGGAACACGTGACCGACCCGCTGCGCCAGGCGTTGCGCAGTGGCCGGATCAACCACGCCTACCTCTTCAGCGGCCCGCGCGGCTGCGGCAAGACGACGAGCGCGCGCATCCTGGCCCGGTCGCTCAACTGCGCCGAGGGCCCCACGCCGGACCCCTGCGGTGTCTGCGACTCGTGTGTGGCGCTGGCCCCCGACGGCGGCGGCAGCATCGACGTCATCGAGATCGACGCCGCGTCCCACGGTGGTGTGGACGACGCACGCGACCTGCGCGAACGCGCGTTCTTCTCGCCGGTCAGCTCGCGGTACAAGATCTACATCATCGACGAGGCGCACATGGTGACCCGCGAGGGTTTCAACGCGCTGCTGAAACTCGTCGAGGAGCCGCCGCCGCACCTGAAGTTCGTGTTCGCCACCACCGAGCCCGAGAAGGTCATCGGCACGATCCGCTCGCGGACCCACCACTACCCCTTCCGGCTCATCCCGCCGAGCACGCTCAAGGAGCTGTTCGAGGACCTCCTCAAGGAGGAGGGGATCGCCTACGACCCCGCCGCGCTGCCGCTCGTGGTGCGCGCCGGCGCCGGGTCGGCGCGTGACGGCCTCTCGGTCCTGGACCAGCTCATCGCGGGATCGGGCGAGAACGGCATCACGCGTGAGGGCGCGGTCTCGCTGCTGGGCTACACCGACTCCAGCCTGCTCGGCGAGATGGTCGACGCCCTGGGCGCCCGCGACGGCGCCGCCGTGTTCGGCCTCATCGACCGCGTGGTCGAGGGCGGCCACGACCCCCGCCGCTTCACCACCGACCTCCTGGAGCGCGTCCGCGACCTGGTCATCCTCGCGGCCGTGCCCGACGCCCTGGACAAGGGCCTGATCAACGTCGCCGCCGAGGCGGCGGACCAGATGAAGACGCAGGCCGCCAAACTGGGCCCCGCCGAGCTCACCCGGGCGGCGGACATCCTCAACCAGGGGCTGACCGAGATGCGCGGCGCCACGGCGCCCCGGCTCCTGCTGGAGCTGATGTGTTCGCGCATCCTGCTGCCGGGTACCGACGGCGACCAGGGTGTGGCGCTGCTGGCGCGTCTGGAGCAGATGGAGCGCCGGGTCGCCTCGGGTGCCATCGCCCCCGCGGCCCAGCCCACGGCGACCGCGCAGGCTCCCGCCGCGCCCGCCGCACCCGCACCGGCCCCCGCCGCTCAGGCACCCGCGCCCACGCCGGCCCCGGCCGCAGCACCGGCTCCCGCAGCCCCCGCCGCACAGCCCGATCCGGCTCCCGCCCCGGCCGCGCCCCGGCCGCAGGCGGAGGCGCCACGGACCCGTCCCGAGCCCTCCGGTGAGCCGGACGGCTGGTCGGACCCGCCCGGAACCCGCGCCGCCGCACCGGCCTCGCGCGGCGCCGCGCCCCAGCCCCAGACCGCCCCCTCGGGCGGCGGGGTGGACCTGGGCCGGATCCAGTCGGCGTGGAGCCAGATCCTGGAAGCGGTCAAGGGCCGCCGCCGGTTCACCTGGATGGTGCTCTCCGGCAGCGACGTGCGGCCGGTCGGCGTCGAGGGGAACGCGGTCCTGCTCGGCTTCTCGCGCCCCAACGAGGCCAAGGGCTTCACCAACAGCGGCAGCGACCAGGTCGTCGCCGCCGCCATCCAGCAGGTCCTCGGCATGGAGGTCCGTGTCGCCCCCTCGGGGTCCGCGGGCAACGGGGGCGGCGCTCCCGCACGTCGGCCCGAGCCCGCCGCGCGGCCCGTCGAGCCCACCGGCTGGGACACGCCGTCCGCTCCCGCGCCGGCACCGGAACCGGCTCCCGCACCCCAGCGCGTCGCCGAGCCGGAGTCCGCCGCGCAGCCCGCGCCCGCCGACGACCCGGCTCCCGCCCAGGCCACGCCGCCCGCGGCCGGTCCGCCCGCGGACCGCATCGTGACCGGTCTGACGGAGCCGCCGCCGGACCCCTACGAGGACGCCGCGGCGGCCCCGCCGCCGGAGCACTCCTTCGCCGATCAGCCCGCGCCGCCTCGGCCCGCCGCCTCCGAGCGTCGGCCGGACCCGGCCCCCGCGCAGCGCTCCGAGCCCGCCCAGGGCTCGGCGGGCTCCGCCGGCGCGGACGCCTCGGGGGGCTCGGCGGCGCGTTCCGCTCCCGCCTCGGGCGGCACCTCGCTGATCGAGACCGAGCTGGGCGGCCGGGTCATCGACGAGATCACGCACGAGCCGACCGAGCTCTGA
- a CDS encoding TetR/AcrR family transcriptional regulator, which produces MAESTAPESTPTRRSPDPRRRSERARTAILDAAAALMGEVGFSRMTMEGIAARAGVGKQTIYRWWPSKAAVVLEVFQREAGGEAEPLPDTGDLAADLRTVLRATVDEYNTPETDRISRAFTAEVQHDEDFARSVTEDLLRPHMSAYKDRLRSAREAGEISPDADLDVAVELLTGPLHHRWLLRTAPLTHDYVDVLVDMALRALRP; this is translated from the coding sequence ATGGCAGAGAGCACCGCACCTGAGAGTACGCCGACCCGTCGATCCCCTGATCCCCGGCGCCGGAGCGAGCGCGCGCGCACGGCGATCCTCGACGCCGCGGCCGCCCTGATGGGCGAGGTCGGGTTCTCGCGGATGACGATGGAGGGCATCGCCGCCCGGGCCGGGGTCGGCAAGCAGACCATCTACCGGTGGTGGCCGTCCAAGGCCGCCGTGGTGCTGGAGGTCTTCCAACGGGAGGCGGGCGGCGAGGCCGAGCCCCTGCCCGACACCGGTGACCTGGCCGCCGACCTGCGCACCGTGCTGCGGGCCACGGTGGACGAGTACAACACCCCCGAGACCGACCGGATCAGCCGCGCGTTCACCGCCGAGGTCCAGCACGACGAGGACTTCGCCCGATCGGTCACAGAGGACCTGCTGCGCCCCCACATGAGCGCCTACAAGGACCGGCTGCGCAGCGCACGCGAGGCCGGGGAGATCTCCCCGGACGCCGACCTCGACGTCGCGGTGGAACTGCTCACGGGGCCGCTGCACCACCGGTGGCTGCTGCGCACCGCACCGCTCACCCACGACTACGTCGACGTGCTCGTCGACATGGCGCTGCGAGCACTGCGCCCCTGA
- a CDS encoding DUF6243 family protein, whose translation MARNSDNLLGMGGQRNTVSRSALRGTSGGTKGGPSADAQERKQELLRKLREKNNSAEPGQGEDGKGQE comes from the coding sequence GTGGCCAGGAACAGCGACAACCTTCTGGGCATGGGCGGGCAGCGCAACACGGTGTCCCGATCCGCCCTGCGCGGTACCAGCGGCGGAACCAAGGGCGGCCCCAGCGCCGATGCCCAGGAGCGCAAGCAGGAACTCCTGCGCAAGCTCCGCGAGAAGAACAACTCCGCCGAACCCGGTCAGGGAGAGGACGGAAAGGGTCAGGAATGA
- a CDS encoding rRNA adenine N-6-methyltransferase family protein, whose translation MTARERHSALIEAMIADGTLTDAALIDAFRSVPRHAFIPESGALTAQGAALNAAGNPERWLAAVYTDNAVATRVEGPGATRRPDPALRPEMPAPRAPEHDPDAATSCSSAPTVLARLLELADLAPGQEVLEVGAGTGWNTALLAHLLGDDAVTSVEIDARLAEAARRALRAWRHTPAVHAADGYEGYPPGAPYDRIVSTCGVRRVPPAWFEQLRPNGLVVCPWGLLEGAGVLTRVEVPPNGPAVGRFHAGVGFVPLHVPGPPPPPVRDSGQQPDEYRLTQNDPVSPLMSFPSAFALSVLVGDWRVRRRWIGTGSGMWVCDRAGTSWVRVYPYGTSWMIEQGGPRSIWDEFEEALEEWSRLGEPEPSRFGLVVEPDGSHRVWLDDPERRSWTV comes from the coding sequence TTGACCGCCAGAGAACGCCACTCGGCACTGATCGAGGCGATGATCGCGGACGGCACGCTGACCGACGCCGCGCTCATCGACGCCTTCCGTTCGGTCCCCCGGCACGCGTTCATTCCCGAGTCCGGCGCCCTGACCGCTCAGGGCGCCGCGCTCAACGCGGCCGGCAACCCCGAGCGCTGGCTGGCGGCCGTCTACACCGACAACGCCGTCGCCACCCGCGTCGAGGGCCCGGGGGCGACCCGGCGGCCGGACCCCGCCCTGCGACCGGAGATGCCCGCGCCGCGCGCGCCCGAACACGACCCCGACGCCGCCACCTCGTGCAGCTCCGCGCCCACCGTGCTGGCCCGGCTCCTGGAGCTGGCCGACCTCGCCCCCGGGCAGGAGGTGCTGGAGGTCGGCGCCGGCACCGGCTGGAACACCGCCCTGCTCGCCCACCTGCTGGGGGACGACGCGGTGACGTCCGTGGAGATCGACGCGCGTCTGGCGGAGGCCGCGCGCCGCGCGCTGCGGGCCTGGCGGCACACGCCCGCCGTCCACGCGGCCGACGGCTACGAGGGCTACCCGCCCGGCGCCCCCTACGACCGGATCGTGTCCACCTGCGGTGTGCGCCGCGTGCCGCCCGCCTGGTTCGAACAGCTGCGGCCGAACGGCCTGGTGGTGTGCCCGTGGGGGCTGTTGGAGGGCGCGGGCGTCCTGACCAGGGTGGAGGTGCCGCCGAACGGCCCCGCGGTGGGCCGCTTCCACGCCGGTGTGGGTTTCGTGCCGCTGCACGTTCCCGGACCACCGCCTCCGCCCGTGCGCGACTCGGGTCAGCAGCCCGACGAGTACCGGCTCACCCAGAACGATCCGGTGTCGCCGCTGATGTCCTTCCCCTCGGCCTTCGCCCTGTCGGTGCTGGTGGGCGACTGGCGGGTGCGCCGGCGCTGGATCGGCACGGGGTCGGGGATGTGGGTGTGCGACCGCGCCGGGACCTCGTGGGTGCGCGTCTATCCCTACGGCACCTCGTGGATGATCGAGCAGGGCGGCCCGAGGAGTATCTGGGACGAGTTCGAGGAGGCCCTGGAGGAGTGGTCCCGGCTGGGCGAGCCGGAACCGAGCCGCTTCGGCCTGGTGGTGGAGCCCGACGGCTCCCACCGGGTGTGGCTGGACGATCCCGAGCGCAGGTCCTGGACGGTGTGA
- a CDS encoding alkene reductase: MTTTSAPSATQSPAARTTNPLLTPYALPALTLPNRVVMAPMTRMRADRDAVPTALMATYYAQRAGAGLIVSEGISPSPTGQQYLTQPGLYTDEQVDAWRQVTDAVHAAGGRMFAQVMHAGRNSHPANRHDGGVPLAPSAVARTHLVHTLDGKVAPVAPRAMTRAEVRAAVTEHADAAAAAIRAGFDGVEIHGANSYLPHQFLADGTNLRTDEYGGGTTGRIRFAVEVVEAVADAVGAERVGLRISPGNTEGEMVERDPATVYRALLAAIDPLGLAYLHLTDNPVYPALADLRPRWSGTLVGNTGEHEETTPESAARLVEEGRGDLVSVGRPFISTPDAVERLAAGIPWTPIGEREFHYTSGPRGYVDYPRSIGTPTLPTGASTSEENKG, encoded by the coding sequence ATGACGACGACAAGCGCCCCGAGCGCGACACAGAGCCCCGCCGCCCGGACCACGAACCCCCTCCTCACTCCGTACGCGCTGCCCGCGCTCACGCTCCCCAACCGGGTCGTGATGGCGCCGATGACGCGCATGCGCGCCGACCGCGACGCCGTGCCCACCGCCCTCATGGCGACCTACTACGCCCAGCGCGCCGGGGCCGGGCTCATCGTCTCCGAGGGCATCTCCCCCAGCCCGACCGGGCAGCAGTACCTCACCCAGCCCGGCCTGTACACGGACGAGCAGGTCGACGCCTGGCGCCAGGTCACCGACGCCGTCCACGCCGCCGGCGGCCGGATGTTCGCCCAGGTCATGCACGCCGGGCGCAACTCCCACCCGGCCAACCGCCACGACGGCGGCGTCCCGTTGGCGCCGTCCGCGGTGGCCCGGACCCACCTGGTGCACACGCTCGACGGCAAGGTCGCGCCGGTCGCACCCCGCGCGATGACCCGCGCCGAGGTGCGCGCCGCCGTCACCGAGCACGCCGACGCCGCCGCGGCGGCGATCCGCGCCGGGTTCGACGGTGTGGAGATCCACGGCGCCAACAGCTACCTGCCGCACCAGTTCCTCGCCGACGGCACGAACCTGCGCACCGACGAGTACGGCGGCGGGACCACCGGCCGGATCCGGTTCGCGGTGGAGGTCGTCGAGGCGGTCGCCGACGCCGTCGGAGCCGAGCGCGTGGGCCTGCGGATCTCACCGGGCAACACCGAGGGAGAGATGGTCGAGCGCGACCCGGCCACCGTCTACCGGGCGCTGCTCGCCGCGATCGACCCCCTCGGCCTGGCCTACCTCCACCTGACCGACAACCCCGTCTACCCGGCCCTGGCCGACCTGCGCCCGCGCTGGAGCGGAACCCTCGTCGGCAACACCGGTGAACACGAGGAGACCACGCCCGAGAGCGCCGCCCGCCTGGTGGAAGAGGGCCGCGGCGACCTCGTCTCGGTGGGCCGCCCCTTCATCTCCACCCCCGACGCCGTGGAACGACTCGCCGCGGGTATCCCCTGGACCCCGATCGGGGAAAGGGAGTTCCACTACACCTCGGGCCCGCGGGGGTACGTCGACTACCCTCGAAGCATCGGGACTCCGACCCTCCCGACAGGTGCTTCCACCAGCGAAGAGAACAAAGGGTAG
- a CDS encoding MerR family transcriptional regulator has translation MRIGELSRRSGVSPRSLRYYEEQGLLASTRTAGGHREYGPLALERVDRIQCLFAAGLSSATIYALLPCIYAQERGDPAPDLLDNLCEERTRIAASIGQLQRSLSALDEVIDRARPSPAIAQGAASAE, from the coding sequence ATGCGGATCGGCGAGCTCTCCCGGCGCAGCGGGGTCAGCCCCCGCTCCCTGCGCTACTACGAGGAGCAGGGGCTGCTGGCCTCCACACGCACGGCGGGCGGACACCGTGAGTACGGCCCGCTCGCGCTGGAGCGGGTCGACCGTATCCAGTGCCTGTTCGCGGCCGGGCTCAGCAGCGCCACCATCTACGCACTCCTGCCCTGCATCTACGCCCAGGAACGGGGCGATCCCGCACCCGACCTCCTGGACAACCTGTGCGAGGAGCGCACGCGGATCGCCGCCTCCATCGGCCAGCTGCAGCGCAGCCTGTCCGCCCTGGACGAGGTGATCGACCGTGCCCGCCCGTCGCCCGCCATCGCCCAGGGGGCCGCGAGCGCGGAGTGA
- a CDS encoding YbaB/EbfC family nucleoid-associated protein, protein MDMQALLQQAQQMQQQLVEAQEALDEAEVEGTSGGGLVKVKLSGRGQVEDITVDPKAVDPSDAEETAQTVADLVLAAIRDAEAQVERLQQEKMGPLAEGLGGGGMPGMPGGGGMPGLPGF, encoded by the coding sequence ATGGACATGCAGGCCCTGCTCCAGCAGGCCCAGCAGATGCAGCAGCAGCTCGTGGAGGCCCAGGAGGCCCTGGACGAGGCGGAGGTCGAGGGCACCTCGGGCGGCGGCCTGGTCAAGGTCAAGCTGAGCGGCCGCGGGCAGGTGGAGGACATCACCGTCGACCCCAAGGCGGTCGACCCCAGCGATGCCGAGGAGACCGCGCAGACCGTCGCGGATCTGGTCCTGGCGGCCATCCGTGACGCCGAGGCCCAGGTCGAGCGGCTCCAGCAGGAGAAGATGGGCCCGCTCGCCGAAGGCCTGGGCGGCGGCGGCATGCCCGGGATGCCCGGTGGCGGCGGCATGCCGGGCCTGCCCGGCTTCTAG
- the recR gene encoding recombination mediator RecR, whose protein sequence is MYEGAVQNLIDELGRLPGVGPKSAQRIAFHLLSAEYADVKRLVNALVEVKEKVRFCSVCGNVAEDEQCRICRDARRDTAVICVVEESKDVVAIERTREFRGRYHVLGGAISPIEGVGPDDLRVKELMTRLADGHVTELILATDPNLEGEATATYLARLVKPMGLKVTRLASGLPVGGDLEYADEVTLGRAFEGRRSLEF, encoded by the coding sequence ATGTACGAAGGCGCGGTGCAGAATCTGATCGACGAGCTGGGGCGACTGCCCGGCGTCGGTCCGAAAAGCGCGCAACGCATCGCCTTTCACCTGCTGTCCGCGGAGTACGCGGACGTCAAGCGCCTCGTGAACGCGCTCGTCGAGGTCAAGGAGAAGGTCCGCTTCTGCTCGGTGTGCGGCAATGTCGCCGAGGACGAGCAGTGCCGGATCTGCCGTGACGCGCGCCGCGACACCGCGGTCATCTGCGTGGTCGAGGAGTCCAAGGACGTCGTCGCCATCGAGCGGACCCGCGAGTTCCGGGGGCGCTACCACGTCCTCGGCGGCGCCATCAGCCCCATCGAGGGCGTCGGACCCGACGACCTGCGGGTCAAGGAGCTCATGACGCGTCTGGCCGACGGCCACGTGACCGAGCTGATCCTGGCGACCGACCCGAACCTGGAAGGGGAGGCCACCGCGACCTATCTGGCGCGGCTGGTCAAACCGATGGGCCTGAAAGTGACCCGGCTGGCGAGCGGGCTCCCCGTGGGGGGAGACCTGGAGTACGCCGACGAGGTCACTCTGGGTCGTGCTTTCGAAGGCCGTCGCAGCCTCGAGTTCTAG